A portion of the Corynebacterium jeikeium genome contains these proteins:
- a CDS encoding ATP-binding cassette domain-containing protein, with amino-acid sequence MWIHEALTSPPRRMHWVLLSSWGRSFFFALSAVSLGYTLDALSSLYGGVADTSGGNWFGQWGLHESLSAAIVAVILGSLCAYVTEALPPRLAGEQEKLWRSHVVGSVLKPEFSAPEQAPKHAHGRGHGGGKSGHSHRSASNTGEGLLFDAATTSVEQTANYRATFLAPTLASFSAPLIILAVWALWVDTKTALWLALFFISTPLIIIGAGKILRKSNATYRRKQAKATHAYLEMLEGLGTFKVLGAIDRVMARFASQTRTAMSELTALLARNQLMIIVNDAVFGIAMSTTAIGLVLLRLQADAISVGTALAGVFLSVLLYEPVNRVGRTFYIGLGGRTHRNGIVEVFGEPAAKAFTTGTAHSAKASAPHAPEISLRDVSVDIGEKRILSDINLTIPAGSRVGIVGPSGSGKSTLLRVLAGLQPHSGEVCLDSHALSTPELLANSLLISQQPAIFGTTVADNLRIACSDATAVDMRKALRDVHLLTEIEQRPGGLDSEVGDQGNWLSGGQRRRLAIARGLLGAAPIVLLDEPTADIDRRTEGLIKESLTRLAEGRTSIMVAHRMEALSDVDLVIVVAEGRIVAAGKPDQLSTSNEYYARALTEES; translated from the coding sequence ATGTGGATTCATGAAGCACTGACTTCCCCACCCCGCCGAATGCACTGGGTTTTGTTATCCAGCTGGGGGCGCAGCTTTTTCTTCGCTCTCAGCGCCGTGTCTCTTGGATACACGCTCGATGCTCTAAGCAGTTTGTACGGCGGTGTCGCAGACACCAGTGGCGGCAACTGGTTTGGGCAGTGGGGACTTCATGAATCCCTGTCCGCTGCAATTGTGGCGGTCATTCTGGGAAGCCTCTGTGCTTATGTCACCGAGGCATTGCCACCACGGCTTGCTGGCGAGCAGGAAAAGCTGTGGCGCTCACATGTGGTTGGCAGTGTGCTGAAGCCGGAGTTTTCCGCTCCTGAACAAGCCCCGAAGCACGCGCATGGAAGAGGGCACGGTGGCGGGAAATCCGGTCACTCACACCGAAGCGCGTCCAACACTGGCGAAGGCCTACTCTTCGATGCCGCGACCACAAGCGTCGAACAGACCGCGAACTACCGAGCGACATTTCTCGCTCCCACGTTGGCCTCGTTTAGTGCTCCACTGATCATTTTGGCGGTCTGGGCTTTGTGGGTGGATACGAAAACCGCCTTGTGGCTGGCACTATTTTTCATTTCCACGCCGCTGATCATTATTGGTGCGGGAAAGATTCTGCGGAAATCCAATGCGACGTATCGCCGAAAGCAAGCGAAGGCCACGCATGCCTACTTGGAGATGCTCGAAGGGCTGGGAACATTCAAAGTTCTTGGAGCAATTGATCGAGTCATGGCACGTTTTGCCAGCCAAACTCGCACTGCGATGTCTGAGCTCACCGCCCTACTCGCCCGCAATCAGCTGATGATTATTGTCAACGACGCGGTTTTTGGTATTGCAATGTCGACGACCGCAATCGGTCTTGTCTTGCTGCGTTTGCAGGCAGATGCAATCAGCGTTGGCACAGCTCTCGCAGGCGTTTTCCTATCCGTTCTGCTCTACGAGCCCGTCAATCGCGTCGGCCGCACTTTCTACATCGGACTCGGCGGGCGCACGCATCGAAACGGAATAGTGGAGGTATTCGGTGAGCCTGCCGCTAAAGCGTTCACAACCGGAACAGCGCATTCCGCCAAAGCCTCCGCACCGCACGCACCGGAGATTTCCCTCCGCGATGTGAGCGTTGACATCGGCGAAAAGCGCATTCTCTCCGATATCAACCTGACAATTCCAGCCGGCAGCAGAGTCGGCATCGTTGGCCCCAGCGGTTCCGGAAAGAGCACACTCCTGCGTGTACTCGCAGGCCTACAGCCGCATTCCGGGGAAGTCTGCCTTGACAGCCACGCGCTTTCAACCCCGGAGTTGCTCGCCAACTCGCTGCTCATCTCCCAGCAACCAGCCATCTTCGGCACCACCGTCGCGGACAATCTTCGCATCGCATGCTCGGACGCAACGGCCGTCGATATGCGAAAAGCACTTCGCGACGTGCACTTACTCACCGAAATCGAGCAGCGCCCTGGTGGTCTCGATTCGGAGGTCGGCGATCAGGGCAATTGGCTCTCAGGCGGGCAACGACGCCGCCTGGCCATTGCGCGTGGTCTGCTCGGCGCCGCTCCGATTGTGCTTCTCGACGAGCCGACAGCGGACATCGATCGTCGGACGGAAGGTCTCATCAAGGAGTCCTTGACCCGCCTTGCTGAAGGACGAACGAGCATCATGGTCGCTCACCGCATGGAAGCGCTATCGGACGTTGATCTGGTCATTGTCGTCGCCGAAGGCCGGATCGTGGCTGCGGGCAAACCCGACCAACTGAGCACAAGCAATGAGTATTACGCACGAGCGCTGACCGAGGAGAGCTGA